In a genomic window of Lacrimispora sp. BS-2:
- a CDS encoding WXG100 family type VII secretion target, with the protein MSSRRTIEFDFRLAKQKANELDEIAENLQNLSNNKFNNTMQNLSAGWKGESASLYLNKGQILQEDIIKTSKNLREVASTIRAVAKRIYEAEMEALRIAEERDN; encoded by the coding sequence ATGTCAAGCAGAAGAACCATAGAATTCGATTTTCGCCTTGCTAAGCAGAAAGCCAATGAATTGGATGAGATCGCAGAAAATCTGCAAAATCTTTCTAATAATAAATTTAATAATACTATGCAGAACTTGTCCGCCGGCTGGAAGGGAGAAAGTGCAAGCCTGTATTTAAATAAGGGACAGATACTTCAGGAGGACATTATAAAGACATCAAAGAATTTAAGAGAGGTGGCAAGTACCATCCGTGCGGTGGCAAAGCGTATTTATGAGGCAGAGATGGAAGCTTTAAGAATTGCAGAAGAAAGGGATAACTGA
- a CDS encoding WXG100 family type VII secretion target, which translates to MAILQPRDIDALKSLFGSVTFKVTPEVLNAKANEVSSLIKKVRMEFDNLNTSINRTKTYWIGEAGDAHRKAYEDQKTNIDEIIRRLEEHPRDLVSIARTYTDAELEIEEYISSLPSDLIE; encoded by the coding sequence ATGGCAATTTTACAGCCAAGAGACATAGATGCCTTAAAATCATTGTTTGGAAGTGTAACATTTAAAGTGACTCCGGAAGTGTTGAATGCAAAAGCGAATGAAGTATCTTCCCTGATAAAAAAAGTCCGGATGGAGTTTGATAATTTAAATACTTCCATTAACAGAACAAAGACCTACTGGATTGGGGAAGCAGGGGATGCCCACAGAAAGGCTTATGAAGACCAGAAAACTAATATTGATGAAATCATCAGAAGGCTGGAAGAACATCCGAGAGATTTAGTGTCCATTGCCCGGACATATACAGATGCAGAACTTGAGATAGAAGAGTACATCAGCTCATTGCCAAGTGATTTGATAGAATAG
- a CDS encoding WXG100 family type VII secretion target, which produces MGLITVSSAQLKSTATELRSLNNNFKSQVGNLESSEGTLASMWEGQAKTAFHNAFTKDKGQMNVFYQEIEKYCTVLETIAAKYDRTEDTNAETATTRNY; this is translated from the coding sequence ATGGGATTAATTACAGTATCATCAGCACAGTTAAAATCAACAGCTACAGAGCTAAGAAGCCTAAATAACAATTTTAAGTCACAGGTCGGAAATCTGGAAAGTTCTGAAGGAACACTGGCATCCATGTGGGAGGGGCAGGCAAAGACCGCATTCCACAATGCATTTACAAAGGATAAAGGACAGATGAATGTGTTTTATCAGGAAATCGAAAAGTACTGTACAGTTCTTGAAACAATCGCTGCAAAATATGACCGGACAGAAGATACCAACGCAGAGACAGCAACTACAAGAAATTATTAA
- a CDS encoding DUF4176 domain-containing protein, whose product MKKYLPIGSVVLLKGATKRVMIFGRIQVADENKMYDYSGCLFPEGYMGSDKMYLFNNEDIEMIYFLGMQDEEELKFRHYIEEQMNKQTEE is encoded by the coding sequence ATGAAAAAATATTTACCAATCGGTTCTGTTGTATTATTAAAAGGAGCAACAAAGAGGGTCATGATCTTTGGACGTATTCAGGTGGCAGATGAGAATAAGATGTATGATTATTCCGGATGCTTGTTTCCAGAAGGCTATATGGGATCAGATAAAATGTATTTATTTAACAATGAAGACATTGAGATGATCTATTTCCTGGGAATGCAGGATGAAGAAGAATTAAAATTCAGGCATTATATTGAGGAACAGATGAATAAGCAGACAGAGGAATAA
- a CDS encoding WXG100 family type VII secretion target, whose amino-acid sequence MAEIIEVNTSALAADTDDIENTVKAIRADMTQMFQEITELNTMWDGKANAAFTTQFTNDKESMEELCKSIDSLVESLRFAKTEYDKCENQVHSTVAAIKI is encoded by the coding sequence ATGGCAGAGATAATAGAAGTTAACACCAGTGCACTGGCGGCAGATACAGATGATATTGAAAACACTGTAAAAGCGATTAGGGCTGATATGACTCAGATGTTTCAGGAAATAACGGAACTGAATACCATGTGGGATGGTAAGGCAAATGCAGCATTTACAACTCAGTTTACCAACGACAAAGAGTCAATGGAAGAGTTGTGTAAGAGCATAGACAGCCTTGTTGAAAGCTTGAGATTTGCTAAAACAGAGTATGACAAGTGTGAAAATCAGGTACACAGTACGGTTGCAGCCATTAAAATATAG
- a CDS encoding WXG100 family type VII secretion target: MAIEGTLKVTPQQLKSTSGEFSTAGKQITALTAEMMSKVTAMSSAWQGDASTAYINKFKSLQDDIEKMNRMVQEHVTDLNAMADAYEAAEKANVEAVSSLSGDVIS; encoded by the coding sequence ATGGCAATTGAAGGAACATTAAAAGTAACCCCGCAACAGTTAAAATCAACATCTGGAGAGTTTAGTACAGCAGGAAAGCAGATCACTGCATTGACAGCAGAGATGATGAGCAAGGTAACAGCAATGAGCAGTGCATGGCAGGGCGATGCATCTACAGCATATATCAATAAATTTAAATCTCTTCAGGATGATATTGAAAAGATGAATCGTATGGTCCAGGAACATGTAACCGATTTGAATGCGATGGCAGATGCATACGAGGCTGCTGAGAAAGCCAATGTAGAAGCGGTTTCCAGTTTGTCGGGAGATGTGATTTCTTAA
- the essC gene encoding type VII secretion protein EssC codes for MSVVLSVYSESAFKEYLLPAINNANTSIVLPKKIFGLRDEIELELEVLDNQWRLTNLDVNYQVTKKTEAYFNQFLKDKDLLTVTDRWGVQVSLVVREVQSSFAVFKKIDITDSQIITIGKKDTNIIRSEFLDVVSREHAVIHVRRDGCIVEDKSRNGTFVNYIRIRGSQKLNFGDTINVFGLQVIYLGTVLAIHDADNHLTLDSQKLKFCHIEEVRDEQTGNVEKPAKQYFHRSPRNIPKIESDPIEIEAPPAPKPPSNQPLFMTIGPAMTMMLPMLLGSSLAIMSSQNHGSGGAFMYTGLITAAGSAFIGTFWALKNMKYAKKINKEEENHRFEAYGEYLIRMTDTIRSQYNHNAEALRGMYLSANDCCNIEQDLTLLWNRNATHRDFLTHRLGIGKLDFQSDIIIPKEKFTLVNDSLAEKPRMIQNDYKTLYDVPVCVNLMEHQLLGIVGGTGKKGALSIVQALTAQITACDCYTDVKIGYVYDGTVFAQDEWEFARWLPHVWSEDKRTRFIATNKTEANDVLYEIANILRARAEETSNQDKGRLPKPYYVLFVANQEMLEGELITKYIYDAEPYYGITTVLLAENYEDLPNSCGYIIENTGHFHGMYNVTGGDSEKVEIDFDELSRESLEKMSRRLSGLEVKELQTGGEIPGSLTFFEMYGINKLSELNVETRWKKNRNYETMKALVGQKAGGVPCYLDVHEKYHGPHGLVAGTTGSGKSETLQTYMLSLAINFSPDDIGFFIIDYKGGGMANLFAGLPHMIGQISNLSGNQVSRAMVSIKSENMRRQRIFNEHGVNNINLYTRLYKNNEATIPVPHMFIIIDEFAELKREEPDFMRELISVAQVGRSLGVHLILSTQKPSGTVDDNIWSNSKFRLCLRVQDRQDSNDMLHKPDAAYITQAGRSYLQVGNDELYELFQSGWSGAAYDEEQGSIKTEIAKMLSINGKAAIVGSRTKTKQKEAARIRWIKQLVELIDDLLNQDNGKLKAILTDAAELNLFIDSIYSALKKAEVEYPKSDYNSRRLEDMLCIYEEVCGKYRYCLPKEKAAEVIKTAEQRNRKLPEKKGKTQLDAVVEYLGIVAKRQGYTYNLQLWLPILPVTLYLNQLEGFGQASFDGQRWPSKKEKWSLEAVIGLYDDPVNQSQKPLVVSFSESGHHAVCGTVVTGKSTFLQSLLYSLVSCYTPEHLNIYAIDFSSRMLSCFEGLAHTGGVMYEHDLEKIEKFFTMMDHILEDRKALLQGGNYSQYVQVHGLVIPSIVIAIDNFANFKEKTDNKYEENLVYLSREGVNYGIFLVVTSAGFGTTEIQSKIGDNIKTIVCLEMSNKFQYAEVLRTTHIDVIPEADVKGRGLAGVGGRLLEFQTALSLEAEDDYKRLEKIRAACEQMNRVWHGKTAKSIPVIPENPVWSEYVQLDEVQDMLADDRHLPIGYDLRNAAPYGIDLSKIYSYVISGKARTGKTNMLRMLMMGAKAKGGKICIIDTAAGELKPVAAALEAEYVSNELEQFGFFKALIPAFVVRNKLKKAWAAEDLEDSEIYDRMQKEAEKYYIFIADLPAFIKSIYKPEDPTHDIKGFLENITDKGRLHNVFFFSCFNQEEWGNVTGLKVFDQMVRFKTGLHLGGNVSAQRMFNFDYLPYMEQGKAQKIGIGLLPVMDDDQKTERIVIPLARG; via the coding sequence ATGAGTGTAGTATTGTCTGTATACAGTGAAAGTGCATTTAAGGAATATCTGCTTCCTGCAATCAACAATGCAAACACATCCATTGTACTGCCAAAGAAGATATTTGGGCTTCGTGATGAGATAGAACTGGAACTCGAGGTATTGGACAACCAGTGGAGGCTTACGAATCTGGATGTCAATTATCAGGTTACTAAAAAAACAGAGGCTTATTTTAATCAGTTCCTGAAAGATAAAGACCTTCTGACGGTGACAGACCGGTGGGGAGTTCAGGTTTCCCTGGTTGTCCGTGAGGTGCAGAGCTCCTTTGCAGTATTTAAGAAAATTGATATTACCGATTCCCAGATCATTACCATTGGAAAGAAAGATACCAATATTATCCGGTCTGAGTTTTTGGATGTTGTATCCAGGGAGCATGCTGTAATCCATGTGAGGCGTGATGGATGTATTGTAGAGGATAAAAGCAGAAATGGTACTTTTGTCAACTACATAAGGATCCGGGGAAGCCAGAAATTGAATTTTGGTGATACGATCAATGTTTTCGGATTGCAGGTCATCTACCTGGGAACTGTACTTGCTATTCATGATGCAGATAATCATTTAACGCTTGATTCCCAAAAGCTCAAATTTTGTCACATTGAAGAAGTAAGAGATGAACAGACAGGCAATGTTGAAAAACCGGCAAAACAGTATTTTCACCGTTCCCCCAGAAATATTCCAAAGATTGAATCTGACCCTATAGAGATCGAAGCACCTCCGGCACCAAAGCCGCCTTCTAATCAGCCGTTATTTATGACAATTGGGCCGGCCATGACTATGATGCTCCCTATGCTGTTAGGAAGCAGCCTTGCTATCATGAGCAGCCAGAATCATGGCAGCGGCGGAGCTTTTATGTACACGGGGCTCATCACTGCGGCTGGTTCAGCATTTATTGGTACCTTTTGGGCACTTAAGAATATGAAGTATGCCAAAAAGATAAATAAAGAAGAGGAAAACCATCGTTTTGAAGCCTATGGGGAATATCTGATCCGTATGACAGATACCATCCGCAGCCAATATAACCACAATGCAGAGGCGTTGCGGGGGATGTATCTTTCAGCAAATGACTGCTGTAATATAGAACAGGATCTAACCCTTTTATGGAACCGTAATGCTACTCACAGAGATTTTCTGACCCACCGCCTTGGTATTGGAAAGCTGGATTTTCAATCAGATATTATCATACCAAAGGAAAAATTCACCTTGGTCAATGACAGCCTGGCAGAAAAACCACGCATGATCCAGAATGATTACAAGACCCTTTACGATGTACCCGTTTGTGTGAACTTGATGGAACATCAGCTTCTGGGAATTGTAGGAGGGACAGGAAAAAAGGGGGCGCTTTCCATTGTACAGGCACTGACAGCCCAGATTACTGCCTGTGACTGTTACACAGATGTAAAGATCGGATATGTATATGACGGAACTGTTTTTGCCCAGGATGAATGGGAATTTGCCAGATGGCTCCCCCATGTCTGGTCAGAGGATAAAAGAACCAGATTTATTGCAACTAATAAAACAGAAGCCAATGACGTTCTGTATGAAATTGCCAATATCCTGCGTGCAAGGGCGGAAGAGACATCAAACCAGGATAAGGGACGGCTGCCTAAACCGTATTATGTCCTGTTTGTAGCAAACCAGGAGATGCTGGAAGGCGAATTGATCACAAAATACATCTATGATGCAGAGCCATACTATGGGATCACGACTGTTCTACTGGCGGAAAACTATGAGGATCTTCCGAACAGCTGCGGTTATATCATTGAAAACACAGGGCATTTCCATGGAATGTATAACGTAACAGGTGGGGACAGCGAAAAAGTGGAGATCGACTTTGATGAACTTTCCAGGGAATCTTTAGAGAAGATGTCACGAAGGCTGTCCGGGCTGGAAGTAAAGGAACTTCAGACTGGCGGTGAGATTCCAGGCAGCCTGACGTTCTTTGAAATGTATGGAATCAATAAATTAAGTGAGTTGAATGTTGAAACCAGATGGAAGAAAAACCGTAATTATGAGACGATGAAAGCACTGGTGGGACAGAAAGCGGGAGGGGTACCATGTTATTTGGATGTTCACGAAAAATACCATGGCCCTCATGGACTGGTTGCAGGTACTACAGGATCTGGCAAATCTGAGACACTTCAGACTTACATGCTGTCTCTGGCTATTAATTTCAGCCCTGATGATATCGGATTTTTTATCATTGACTATAAAGGCGGGGGAATGGCAAATCTGTTTGCGGGGCTGCCGCATATGATTGGACAGATCTCCAATCTTTCAGGTAACCAGGTCAGCCGGGCGATGGTTTCTATTAAAAGCGAGAATATGAGACGTCAGAGGATTTTCAATGAACATGGCGTCAACAATATAAATTTATACACCAGGTTATATAAAAATAATGAGGCAACCATTCCGGTACCCCATATGTTCATCATTATTGATGAGTTTGCAGAATTGAAGAGAGAAGAACCTGATTTTATGCGTGAGCTGATCAGCGTTGCCCAGGTTGGACGAAGTCTTGGTGTCCACCTGATTTTGTCTACGCAGAAACCAAGTGGTACGGTAGATGATAATATCTGGAGTAACTCCAAGTTCCGTCTGTGCCTGCGTGTACAGGACAGGCAGGACAGCAATGATATGCTGCATAAACCGGATGCTGCTTATATTACTCAGGCAGGACGTTCCTATCTGCAGGTTGGCAATGATGAATTGTATGAATTATTCCAGTCAGGCTGGAGTGGTGCAGCTTATGATGAGGAACAAGGCTCCATAAAGACAGAAATCGCTAAAATGCTTTCTATCAATGGAAAAGCAGCGATCGTAGGCAGCAGGACGAAGACAAAACAGAAAGAAGCGGCCAGAATACGGTGGATTAAACAGTTGGTAGAGCTGATTGATGATCTTCTGAATCAGGATAATGGAAAACTTAAAGCTATCCTAACGGATGCCGCAGAGCTTAACCTGTTTATTGACAGTATTTACAGTGCACTTAAAAAAGCAGAAGTGGAATATCCCAAATCTGACTACAACAGCAGACGTCTGGAGGATATGCTTTGTATCTATGAGGAGGTGTGCGGGAAATACAGGTATTGTCTGCCGAAAGAAAAAGCAGCAGAGGTGATAAAGACAGCAGAACAGAGAAACCGCAAGCTGCCTGAGAAGAAAGGGAAAACTCAGCTGGATGCAGTGGTAGAATATCTGGGTATTGTAGCTAAGAGGCAGGGATATACATATAATCTTCAGCTGTGGCTGCCTATTTTGCCTGTAACCTTGTATTTGAATCAGCTGGAGGGCTTTGGGCAGGCCAGCTTTGATGGGCAGAGATGGCCATCAAAGAAAGAAAAGTGGTCATTGGAAGCTGTGATAGGTTTGTATGATGATCCGGTCAACCAGTCTCAAAAGCCGCTTGTTGTCAGTTTTTCAGAGAGTGGACACCATGCGGTCTGCGGGACAGTTGTAACAGGAAAGAGTACGTTCTTGCAGTCATTGCTGTATTCACTGGTAAGCTGCTATACTCCGGAACATCTTAATATCTATGCCATCGATTTCAGCAGCAGGATGCTGTCTTGTTTTGAAGGCCTTGCACATACAGGTGGAGTAATGTATGAGCATGATCTGGAGAAAATCGAGAAATTCTTTACCATGATGGATCACATTCTGGAAGATAGAAAAGCTTTGCTGCAGGGCGGAAACTATAGCCAGTATGTACAGGTGCATGGCTTGGTAATCCCGTCTATCGTGATCGCAATTGATAATTTTGCTAACTTTAAAGAGAAGACTGATAATAAATATGAGGAAAATCTGGTGTATCTGTCAAGGGAGGGGGTAAACTATGGAATATTCCTGGTGGTCACTTCAGCCGGATTTGGTACTACAGAAATTCAATCCAAGATCGGGGACAATATAAAGACGATCGTCTGCCTGGAAATGAGCAATAAATTCCAGTATGCAGAAGTGCTTCGAACGACGCATATTGATGTTATCCCGGAAGCTGATGTGAAGGGACGCGGCCTTGCCGGAGTTGGCGGCCGGCTGCTGGAATTCCAGACAGCACTTTCGCTGGAAGCAGAAGATGATTATAAGCGCCTGGAAAAGATCCGTGCAGCATGTGAACAGATGAATCGAGTATGGCATGGAAAAACGGCAAAATCGATTCCGGTCATTCCTGAGAATCCGGTATGGTCCGAATATGTCCAGTTGGATGAAGTGCAGGATATGCTGGCAGATGACAGGCATCTTCCAATTGGTTATGATCTGCGCAATGCAGCACCGTATGGAATTGACCTAAGCAAAATTTATTCTTACGTTATATCCGGCAAGGCACGTACAGGTAAGACAAATATGCTTCGTATGCTGATGATGGGGGCAAAAGCCAAAGGCGGAAAAATATGTATCATAGATACAGCGGCCGGTGAATTAAAACCTGTTGCGGCTGCTTTAGAAGCAGAATATGTCAGCAATGAGTTAGAACAGTTCGGATTCTTTAAAGCACTGATTCCCGCTTTTGTAGTAAGGAACAAATTAAAGAAGGCCTGGGCTGCAGAGGATCTGGAAGATTCGGAAATTTACGACAGAATGCAGAAAGAAGCAGAGAAATATTATATTTTCATTGCTGATCTTCCGGCGTTTATCAAATCTATCTACAAGCCGGAAGATCCTACTCATGATATAAAGGGGTTTTTGGAGAATATCACAGATAAAGGCCGGCTGCATAATGTATTCTTCTTTTCCTGCTTTAATCAGGAAGAATGGGGAAATGTCACAGGACTTAAGGTATTTGACCAGATGGTCCGATTTAAGACAGGCCTCCATCTAGGCGGCAATGTCTCTGCACAGAGAATGTTCAATTTTGATTATCTTCCATATATGGAACAGGGCAAAGCACAGAAGATCGGCATAGGCCTTCTTCCTGTTATGGATGATGACCAGAAGACAGAAAGAATTGTGATTCCATTAGCTAGGGGGTAG
- a CDS encoding FHA domain-containing protein: MQKTIIIAVFAVLLIILLIVLSITSKKRKELQERALNKHREEALERVLRNQDHEEKEKNKKVSNVPYAVDYSKSISSRKSKKQAEPGKLMVQLTAHSELSDQRYMLNPADGIVIGREKGQNSIVVTDPTVARRQCEIFLADGAVYLKDISSSSRTMIRRKKNTTYANSQGIKLLTGDRLYIGNMVFDITLFG, encoded by the coding sequence ATGCAGAAGACTATAATCATCGCAGTTTTTGCAGTTCTGCTCATTATATTGCTGATTGTTTTGTCTATAACCAGTAAAAAAAGAAAAGAACTACAGGAACGAGCTTTAAATAAGCACCGTGAAGAAGCATTGGAACGTGTCCTCCGTAACCAGGATCATGAAGAAAAAGAAAAAAATAAAAAGGTATCTAATGTTCCTTATGCAGTGGACTACTCAAAAAGCATTTCTTCGCGGAAGTCGAAAAAGCAGGCAGAGCCGGGGAAGCTGATGGTGCAGCTGACTGCCCATAGTGAGCTGTCAGACCAGAGATATATGCTGAATCCGGCAGATGGAATCGTAATAGGGCGGGAAAAAGGACAGAACTCTATTGTAGTCACGGATCCGACTGTAGCCAGACGCCAGTGCGAGATATTTCTCGCAGATGGAGCTGTATATTTAAAAGATATTTCTTCCAGCAGCAGAACCATGATACGACGGAAAAAGAATACAACTTATGCAAACTCCCAGGGAATTAAACTGTTGACCGGTGACCGGCTCTATATAGGAAATATGGTATTTGATATCACATTATTTGGATAA
- a CDS encoding EsaB/YukD family protein: MILVDIYVPSVSQTYDFSLDEYSRIEIVMEEITAMICQKEQCELTGNPSELMLCAVDGKRVLSRSLTLHDEGMTTGNKLILV, encoded by the coding sequence ATGATATTAGTGGATATTTATGTGCCAAGCGTAAGTCAGACATATGATTTCAGCCTTGATGAGTATTCCAGAATTGAAATAGTGATGGAAGAGATCACAGCTATGATCTGTCAGAAGGAACAGTGTGAGCTGACAGGCAATCCATCAGAGCTGATGCTGTGTGCGGTAGATGGAAAAAGGGTTTTGTCAAGAAGTCTGACATTGCATGATGAGGGTATGACTACTGGAAATAAGTTGATATTGGTATAA
- a CDS encoding LytTR family DNA-binding domain-containing protein: MISMLIYGKDKHELRCMESITRDAAARLSDEQWLIKGFQSIEETKEYIDTKPLLDFLCFDITGEGGVAYMEKVRAEYQETLLLLVADITISPMAYMKPSIMAASLLLKPMQEEQIRKTLYDLVDAYMKKHQKTDEEAFMVETREGKTRIPYQQIYYFEAREKKVYLRTENREFGFYSTLEQLDGQLPDIFVRCHRGFIVHKGKIREVQLSKNVIFLEKDISVPLSRSYKAAVKNLK; the protein is encoded by the coding sequence ATGATATCCATGTTGATCTATGGGAAAGATAAACATGAATTGCGGTGTATGGAATCGATTACCAGAGATGCGGCAGCAAGATTAAGTGATGAGCAATGGCTTATCAAAGGTTTTCAGAGCATTGAAGAGACAAAAGAATATATTGATACAAAACCATTGCTGGATTTTCTCTGCTTTGATATTACAGGAGAGGGAGGAGTAGCCTACATGGAAAAAGTCAGGGCAGAATATCAGGAAACTCTGCTGCTTTTAGTGGCAGATATTACTATTTCACCTATGGCATATATGAAACCGAGCATAATGGCTGCTTCTCTGCTTCTTAAGCCAATGCAGGAGGAACAGATCCGTAAGACTTTATATGACCTTGTAGATGCCTATATGAAGAAGCACCAGAAGACAGACGAAGAGGCTTTTATGGTAGAGACCAGGGAGGGAAAGACAAGGATTCCGTATCAGCAGATTTATTATTTTGAAGCAAGGGAAAAAAAAGTATATCTGCGTACGGAAAACCGGGAGTTTGGTTTTTACAGTACATTAGAACAGTTAGATGGGCAGCTTCCGGATATCTTTGTACGCTGCCATCGGGGATTTATAGTGCATAAAGGTAAAATACGGGAAGTGCAGCTTTCAAAAAATGTGATTTTTTTGGAAAAAGATATCTCAGTGCCTTTATCCAGAAGCTACAAGGCAGCAGTAAAAAATCTGAAGTAG